From Theileria annulata chromosome 1, complete sequence, *** SEQUENCING IN PROGRESS ***, one genomic window encodes:
- a CDS encoding 60S ribosomal protein L38, putative (Tap404f10.p1c.cand.127 - score = 9.23;~SMART pfam:Ribosomal_L38e (PF01781) at aa 2-74, E()=4.50e-12): MPKELKDLKDYLNVLKRPDAKSVVVYKKKSKGGLLSTKFKVRCSRYLYTFSVPNQVKAAKVEATIPSNLEKKVISNKKN; this comes from the coding sequence ATGCCGAAAGAATTAAAGGACTTGAAGGATTATCTGAATGTCTTGAAGAGACCAGACGCCAAGTCAGTGGTGGTATACAAGAAAAAGAGTAAAGGTGGCCTTCTGAGCACAAAGTTCAAGGTCAGATGCTCAAGGTACCTCTACACCTTCTCTGTCCCGAACCAAGTCAAGGCTGCAAAGGTCGAGGCAACGATCCCAAGTAATCTGGAAAAAAAAGTCATCAGCaataagaaaaattaa